Proteins from one Clostridium cellulovorans 743B genomic window:
- the malQ gene encoding 4-alpha-glucanotransferase, with product MRKSGVLLPVASLPSKYGIGAFSKNAYKFIDQLKAAGQSYWQILPLGPTGYGDSPYQSFSTFAGNPYFIDLEELIAEGYLTEEECESYDFGDNERYIDYEKIYLSRFKILKIAFGRSNIKETEEFQKFIANNAYWLEDYALYMAVKNYFDGVSWIKWDDDIRLRKKSALEKYKSKLEDEIAFYQFQQFLFNKQWEALKEYANEADIKIIGDIPIYVAFDSADSWAHPELFQFDENGEPIAVAGCPPDGFSATGQLWGNPLYNWDYHEKTEYKWWVERIAYSFKLYDVVRVDHFRGFDEYYSIPYGSETAEIGSWEKGPGYEIFKEVRKQLGEVNIIAEDLGFLTESVLKLVEETGYPGMKVLEFAFDSREESDYLPHNYVKNCIVYTGTHDNETIVGWYKNLNPDDKKLAIDYLDIKDKTDEDIHWKFIKLALSSVANLAIIPLQDYLGLGNEARINTPSTVGGNWKWRLLEDEITEELVEKINKVTKLYGR from the coding sequence ATGAGAAAAAGTGGAGTTTTACTACCAGTTGCCAGTTTACCTTCAAAGTACGGAATAGGTGCATTTTCTAAAAATGCATATAAGTTTATAGATCAGTTGAAAGCAGCAGGACAAAGCTATTGGCAAATACTGCCTTTAGGGCCTACTGGATATGGGGATTCGCCATATCAATCCTTTTCAACCTTTGCTGGAAATCCGTATTTTATTGATTTGGAAGAATTAATTGCTGAAGGATATTTAACTGAAGAAGAATGTGAATCTTATGATTTTGGAGATAATGAAAGATATATAGACTACGAAAAAATATACTTATCTAGATTTAAAATTTTAAAAATTGCTTTTGGAAGAAGTAATATAAAAGAAACAGAAGAGTTTCAAAAGTTTATTGCAAACAATGCTTATTGGTTAGAAGATTATGCTTTATATATGGCAGTAAAAAACTATTTCGACGGTGTAAGTTGGATTAAGTGGGATGATGATATAAGATTAAGAAAAAAGTCTGCACTTGAAAAATATAAAAGCAAGCTTGAAGATGAAATTGCCTTTTATCAATTTCAGCAATTCTTATTTAACAAACAATGGGAAGCATTGAAAGAATATGCCAATGAAGCTGATATTAAGATTATTGGAGATATTCCCATCTATGTGGCTTTTGATAGTGCAGATAGCTGGGCACATCCAGAGTTATTCCAATTTGATGAAAATGGAGAACCAATTGCTGTAGCAGGCTGTCCGCCAGACGGTTTCTCTGCTACAGGGCAATTGTGGGGCAACCCTCTTTATAATTGGGACTACCATGAGAAAACTGAATATAAGTGGTGGGTTGAAAGAATAGCTTATTCCTTTAAGTTATATGATGTTGTACGTGTTGATCATTTCAGAGGCTTTGACGAATACTACTCAATACCTTATGGGTCAGAAACAGCAGAGATTGGAAGTTGGGAAAAAGGTCCTGGCTACGAGATTTTTAAAGAAGTACGGAAGCAATTAGGTGAAGTAAATATAATAGCAGAAGATTTAGGCTTTTTAACAGAAAGTGTTTTGAAACTTGTTGAGGAAACCGGTTATCCAGGTATGAAAGTATTAGAATTTGCTTTTGATTCAAGAGAAGAAAGTGATTATTTACCTCATAATTATGTGAAGAATTGTATTGTTTATACTGGAACACATGATAATGAAACAATTGTAGGATGGTATAAGAATTTAAATCCAGATGATAAGAAATTAGCTATTGATTATTTGGACATCAAAGATAAGACTGATGAGGATATTCATTGGAAATTTATAAAACTGGCACTTTCTAGTGTCGCAAACTTAGCAATTATACCATTACAGGATTATTTAGGATTAGGAAATGAGGCTAGAATTAATACCCCTTCAACAGTGGGGGGAAATTGGAAATGGCGTTTATTAGAGGATGAAATTACTGAGGAATTAGTAGAGAAAATAAACAAGGTTACAAAGTTATATGGAAGATAA
- a CDS encoding LacI family DNA-binding transcriptional regulator, whose product MESITIKDIAKICGVGVSTVSRAINNHPDINKETKAMIMDVIKQHNYIPNNSARNLKRLDSNAIAVLIKGISNPFFSNMIKIFEREIKEKKYSFILQHVDDKEDEIDVAIELIKEKKLKGIVFLGGHFSHPIEKLEQLKVPFVLSTIGTTQKLDKTICSSVSVDDFEESYKMVNYLCSLGHTKIATITAPMDDESIGNLRYNGYISALKNNGIEIQENLIRIMKAELYSYSMENGYAVTKELLESGEDFTAIYAISDSIAIGACKAIFDSGKRVPEDYSVVGFDGLDIAHYYNPSITTIRQPVEEMAEATIKILFDVIRKKKSAQHRTFQGELVIGNSVKSLK is encoded by the coding sequence ATGGAATCAATTACAATAAAAGATATTGCTAAGATATGTGGTGTAGGTGTAAGCACTGTATCAAGAGCAATAAATAATCATCCTGACATTAATAAAGAAACTAAAGCGATGATTATGGACGTTATAAAGCAACATAATTATATTCCTAATAATAGTGCACGTAATTTGAAAAGATTAGATTCTAATGCCATAGCAGTATTGATTAAAGGTATCAGCAATCCATTTTTTAGTAATATGATTAAAATCTTTGAAAGAGAAATAAAAGAAAAGAAATATTCTTTTATCCTTCAACATGTAGATGATAAAGAAGATGAAATAGACGTGGCTATTGAGCTTATAAAAGAAAAGAAATTAAAAGGAATAGTATTTCTAGGTGGACATTTTTCACATCCTATTGAAAAACTTGAGCAACTGAAAGTCCCTTTTGTATTAAGTACTATTGGTACTACGCAAAAGTTAGATAAAACGATCTGTTCTTCTGTTTCTGTAGATGACTTTGAGGAAAGTTACAAGATGGTTAACTACTTATGTAGTTTGGGGCATACTAAAATTGCAACTATTACAGCACCTATGGATGATGAGAGTATAGGTAATTTAAGATATAACGGATACATAAGTGCTCTAAAAAATAACGGTATTGAAATTCAAGAAAATCTGATAAGGATTATGAAAGCCGAGCTTTATAGTTACTCTATGGAGAATGGGTATGCTGTTACTAAAGAACTTTTAGAATCAGGTGAAGATTTTACAGCAATTTATGCAATAAGTGATAGTATTGCTATTGGTGCATGTAAAGCCATTTTTGATTCGGGAAAAAGGGTTCCAGAGGATTATTCAGTGGTAGGTTTTGACGGATTAGATATAGCGCATTACTACAATCCATCAATCACTACTATAAGGCAGCCTGTTGAAGAAATGGCAGAGGCCACTATAAAAATTCTATTTGATGTAATACGTAAGAAAAAGTCAGCACAACACAGGACTTTCCAAGGTGAGTTAGTAATTGGTAATTCAGTTAAGTCCTTAAAATAA
- a CDS encoding LacI family DNA-binding transcriptional regulator, whose amino-acid sequence MATIRDIAKKLGISPGTVSKGLNGASDISEAMRQAVLDAAVELGYKPKNMQNEINPKICIMLENMNYENIDQFGYEIISGFEQAALRKGYNVTIVPMDLRKQTQTKYDTYMLKNGYSGAFLLGFELHDDYVQQLDTTKVPTVLLDNYISGNNYVGYVGTDNYEGIKDLINYLKELGHKNIAFLNGTKNSMITQKRLEAFIQSMNENNLPVNDALIAFGHYITDCAKDYVPGFVKNGATAIVCASDFIASGVIRELHSMGLKIPEDISVTGYDDMPIAQYLNPPLTTIRQDRISLGKSALTLLDDLMHNVSISRIELRPKFIKRDSTDKCKI is encoded by the coding sequence ATGGCAACTATAAGAGATATCGCAAAAAAACTTGGTATATCACCTGGTACTGTTTCTAAAGGTTTAAACGGTGCAAGTGATATAAGTGAAGCTATGCGTCAAGCAGTTTTGGACGCAGCAGTAGAACTAGGGTACAAGCCTAAAAATATGCAAAACGAAATAAATCCGAAAATTTGTATTATGCTTGAAAATATGAATTATGAAAATATAGATCAATTTGGTTATGAAATCATCTCTGGTTTCGAGCAGGCTGCTCTTAGAAAAGGATATAATGTAACTATTGTCCCTATGGATTTAAGAAAACAAACTCAAACCAAGTACGATACATATATGTTGAAAAATGGATATAGCGGAGCCTTTTTGTTAGGTTTTGAACTTCACGATGATTATGTTCAGCAGCTAGATACTACGAAGGTACCAACAGTCTTATTGGATAATTATATAAGTGGTAATAACTATGTAGGATATGTTGGAACTGATAATTATGAGGGGATTAAAGATTTAATTAATTACTTAAAAGAGCTAGGCCATAAAAACATAGCATTTTTAAATGGTACAAAAAACTCTATGATTACACAGAAACGCCTTGAGGCCTTTATCCAATCTATGAACGAAAATAATCTACCTGTAAATGATGCTTTAATTGCTTTTGGACACTATATCACTGATTGCGCTAAAGATTATGTGCCTGGATTTGTAAAAAATGGTGCTACAGCTATTGTATGTGCTAGTGATTTTATTGCATCTGGCGTTATACGAGAACTTCATTCAATGGGGTTAAAGATACCTGAAGATATTAGTGTTACAGGTTACGATGATATGCCAATCGCTCAATACCTCAATCCACCTCTCACAACAATAAGACAAGATCGTATTTCCCTTGGGAAAAGTGCATTAACTTTGTTGGATGACTTAATGCATAATGTGTCCATTAGTCGTATTGAACTTCGCCCTAAATTTATTAAAAGAGACTCTACTGATAAATGTAAAATTTAA
- a CDS encoding glycogen/starch/alpha-glucan phosphorylase, protein MLEKDLQSIVDRKFRKTVEVCSNEEIYLALLELTKERIKATGNNEGKKKLYYISAEFLIGKLLSNNLINLGIYDEVQMILEKNHKSLSEIEDVELEPSLGNGGLGRLAACFLDSIATLGLNGDGVGLNYHYGLFKQIFESNTQVETKNPWITKEGWLEKSDISFEVPFKDFTLKSVLYDIDVTGYESNSNKLRLFDIDTLDETMVKDGITFDKEDVIHNLTLFLYPDDSDKAGHLLRIYQQYFMVSNAAQLIIKETLEKGHDLRKLYEYVVVQINDTHPTMVIPELIRLLLAQGIAMDEAIEIVTKTCAYTNHTILAEALEKWPMEYLEKVVPQLLPIIIELDKRVRDKYDNEKVYIIDKDQRVHMAHIDIHYGFSVNGVAALHTDILKNTEIKHFYEIYPEKFNNKTNGITFRRWLIHCNPLLSRFVTELIDEDYKRDANKLEDLFKYIDDDIVLQRLLEIKHKNKVTLKNYLKETQNVDIDENSIFDIQVKRLHEYKRQQMNALYVIHKYLDIKKGNIPTTPITMIFGAKAAPAYIIAKDIIHLILCLQELINNDPEVSPYLKIVMVENYNVTKASKLVPACDVSEQISLASKEASGTGNMKFMLNGAVTLGTMDGANVEIHDLVGKDNIYIFGKSSEVVTKLYEDKGYRPTDYYEKDEKIEELVDFIINKKMIKIGDPVKLARLYKELISKDWFMTLLDIKEYIETKDDMFKDYEDRKAWSQKMLTNISKAGFFSSDRTIKQYNEDIWKL, encoded by the coding sequence ATGTTAGAAAAAGATTTGCAAAGTATTGTAGATAGAAAATTTCGAAAAACAGTTGAAGTATGCAGCAATGAAGAAATTTATTTAGCATTATTAGAATTGACAAAAGAAAGAATTAAAGCAACAGGAAACAATGAAGGTAAGAAAAAATTATATTATATTTCAGCTGAGTTTTTAATTGGAAAGCTTTTATCAAATAATCTAATCAATTTAGGAATATATGATGAAGTTCAGATGATACTTGAAAAGAATCATAAAAGCTTAAGTGAAATTGAAGATGTTGAATTAGAACCATCTTTAGGTAATGGTGGTCTTGGAAGATTAGCAGCTTGCTTTCTAGATTCTATTGCAACCCTAGGACTTAATGGAGATGGGGTAGGACTAAATTACCACTATGGTTTATTTAAGCAAATATTCGAAAGTAACACACAAGTAGAAACAAAGAATCCTTGGATTACTAAAGAAGGTTGGTTAGAAAAATCTGATATAAGCTTTGAAGTGCCTTTTAAAGACTTTACTTTGAAATCTGTTTTATATGATATAGATGTAACAGGTTACGAAAGTAATTCAAATAAATTAAGACTTTTTGATATTGATACTCTTGATGAAACTATGGTAAAAGACGGAATAACCTTTGATAAAGAGGATGTTATTCATAATCTAACATTATTTTTATATCCTGATGATAGTGATAAGGCAGGACATCTTCTTAGAATATACCAACAGTACTTTATGGTGAGTAATGCTGCTCAACTTATTATTAAAGAAACTTTAGAAAAGGGTCATGATTTACGCAAGTTATATGAATATGTAGTAGTTCAAATTAATGATACCCATCCTACTATGGTAATCCCAGAACTAATACGTTTGCTATTAGCTCAAGGTATTGCCATGGATGAAGCAATAGAAATTGTAACGAAAACTTGTGCATATACAAATCATACAATACTTGCAGAGGCTTTAGAAAAATGGCCTATGGAGTATTTAGAAAAAGTTGTTCCTCAGTTATTGCCAATTATAATTGAACTAGATAAAAGAGTTAGAGATAAATACGACAATGAAAAGGTTTATATAATAGATAAAGATCAGCGTGTTCATATGGCACATATAGACATTCATTATGGATTCAGTGTTAATGGGGTAGCAGCTTTGCATACAGATATCCTAAAAAACACTGAGATAAAACATTTCTATGAGATATACCCTGAGAAGTTCAATAACAAAACTAATGGTATAACTTTTAGAAGATGGCTTATCCATTGTAACCCTTTATTGTCAAGGTTTGTTACAGAACTTATCGATGAGGATTACAAGAGAGATGCAAATAAGCTAGAGGATTTATTCAAATATATTGATGATGATATAGTACTTCAAAGGCTTCTAGAAATAAAGCATAAAAATAAAGTTACATTGAAGAATTATTTAAAAGAAACTCAAAATGTAGATATAGATGAGAATTCAATTTTTGATATTCAGGTAAAAAGACTTCATGAATATAAGAGACAACAAATGAATGCTCTTTATGTTATTCATAAATACTTAGATATTAAAAAAGGCAATATTCCAACAACTCCGATAACTATGATTTTTGGGGCAAAAGCAGCACCAGCATATATCATCGCTAAAGATATAATTCATTTAATTTTATGTCTACAAGAACTTATAAATAATGATCCAGAAGTTAGCCCTTATTTAAAAATTGTCATGGTAGAGAACTACAATGTTACAAAGGCTTCAAAGTTAGTTCCAGCTTGTGATGTTTCAGAACAAATATCTCTAGCATCAAAAGAAGCTAGTGGTACTGGAAATATGAAATTTATGCTTAATGGAGCTGTTACTCTTGGAACCATGGATGGAGCAAATGTTGAAATTCATGATCTTGTAGGCAAAGATAATATATATATCTTTGGTAAGTCCAGTGAAGTGGTTACAAAACTTTATGAAGATAAGGGTTATAGGCCAACTGATTATTATGAGAAAGATGAAAAAATCGAAGAATTAGTTGATTTTATTATAAATAAAAAAATGATTAAGATTGGCGACCCTGTGAAACTAGCAAGACTTTATAAGGAATTAATATCAAAGGATTGGTTTATGACTTTACTTGATATTAAAGAATATATTGAGACTAAGGATGATATGTTCAAAGATTATGAAGATAGAAAAGCTTGGAGTCAAAAGATGTTAACTAATATTAGTAAAGCTGGTTTTTTCTCGTCAGATAGGACAATAAAACAGTATAACGAAGATATTTGGAAGCTATAG